One Falsarthrobacter nasiphocae DNA segment encodes these proteins:
- a CDS encoding phytoene desaturase family protein, whose translation MLPPHTPLALGTAALLGGTGLLAGWPIPRGGSQAIVDFLVRTLESLGGTIECNRRVDPGALPPEILSADLVLWDTDATTAHLAARPDTPAPPRRYGPGAAKADFVTNAPIPWSDPAMRQAGTVHLGGTWSDVSAAERAINSGRPAEHPVVLVSQPSLFDSSRAPAGLHTVWAYAHVPFGSRENPAEIITREIERFAPGFSATVLDVRTTTAEQLSEYNLNYVGGDIATGATRGLQMLTGGSLRKARAGESTGAASLGPAGGPGLDRGLRKSWRSVLSSSTRLRLPVHSLLSWPARFAASPWTLPRPGWYLCSAATPPGPGVHGMAGYIAARLALQTMDQPAPSSLRRAYQAMTPCP comes from the coding sequence ATGCTCCCGCCGCACACCCCGCTCGCACTGGGAACCGCGGCGCTGCTCGGCGGGACCGGCCTCCTCGCGGGGTGGCCCATCCCGCGCGGTGGCTCGCAGGCCATCGTGGACTTCCTCGTCCGCACCCTCGAATCGCTCGGTGGCACCATCGAGTGCAACCGCCGAGTGGACCCCGGGGCGCTCCCGCCGGAGATCCTCTCTGCCGACCTCGTCTTGTGGGACACCGATGCCACCACGGCACATCTCGCCGCCCGCCCCGACACCCCCGCGCCTCCGCGGAGATACGGCCCCGGCGCCGCGAAGGCCGATTTCGTCACGAACGCCCCCATCCCGTGGTCCGACCCCGCCATGCGCCAGGCCGGCACCGTCCACTTGGGCGGCACATGGTCCGACGTTTCGGCCGCCGAACGAGCCATCAATTCCGGCCGCCCCGCCGAGCACCCCGTAGTCCTCGTTTCACAGCCCTCACTCTTCGACTCATCCCGCGCCCCAGCGGGCCTCCATACCGTCTGGGCATACGCGCACGTCCCCTTCGGCTCGCGCGAGAATCCCGCGGAGATCATCACGCGAGAGATCGAGCGTTTCGCGCCGGGCTTTTCGGCAACCGTCCTTGACGTGCGGACGACGACGGCTGAGCAGCTCAGCGAATACAACCTCAACTACGTCGGCGGCGATATCGCTACGGGCGCCACGCGGGGCCTTCAAATGCTCACCGGGGGTTCCCTGCGCAAGGCGAGGGCCGGGGAGTCGACCGGGGCAGCCTCGCTCGGTCCAGCCGGCGGACCGGGCCTCGACCGCGGTTTGCGCAAGTCCTGGCGCTCAGTCCTTTCCTCCAGCACGCGGTTGAGGCTGCCGGTTCACTCGCTCCTGTCCTGGCCTGCCCGGTTCGCCGCCTCCCCGTGGACGCTGCCCAGGCCGGGCTGGTACCTCTGCTCGGCGGCCACGCCGCCCGGGCCAGGCGTGCACGGGATGGCCGGCTACATCGCGGCCCGTCTGGCCCTCCAAACCATGGACCAGCCCGCTCCGTCATCCCTGAGGCGCGCCTACCAGGCCATGACCCCTTGCCCCTAG
- a CDS encoding IS1249 family transposase, whose product MPLPANRPRCGVCAQPLIKNGTTSAGRPRYRCSSCGASTTPARRDDLTRAHQIHRFEDWLLGRTTQGEHGPARTFRRQHAWCWNVAPEPVLTGEVHRVLMLDGTYFNTWCALVAYTGEHVVAWQFCDREKRASWAALLEMIPAPEIVIVDGNAAALTVIGELWPATRVQRCLFHLLHRVDEHLTRRPVLQAGRQLRSLARALPKVSSLDQAASWEASLAAWHGAWRALLTERTYARAGLVRPSSVPVSAAWWYTHQRLRRAYFTLERVRKAGHLFTWLEQARPGEVLPRTTSPLEGGVNAGLKELFRLHRGIPRHRAPVAAAWYFRSLSVDTRPASELIRPEHYQAREDTIAGVEDVIGPELWGTGFSWEDGNGTQRGWAGRP is encoded by the coding sequence ATGCCCCTTCCCGCGAATCGGCCCCGTTGTGGTGTATGCGCCCAGCCCCTGATCAAGAACGGCACGACCAGCGCAGGACGCCCGCGCTACCGATGCTCATCCTGCGGAGCGTCCACCACCCCAGCCCGCCGGGATGACCTGACACGGGCCCACCAGATCCACCGCTTCGAGGACTGGCTCCTTGGACGTACGACCCAGGGCGAGCACGGGCCCGCTCGCACATTCCGCCGCCAACATGCCTGGTGCTGGAACGTGGCCCCGGAACCAGTACTGACCGGGGAAGTCCACCGGGTGCTGATGCTGGATGGGACGTACTTCAACACCTGGTGCGCGCTCGTGGCCTACACCGGTGAGCATGTCGTGGCGTGGCAGTTCTGCGACCGGGAGAAGCGCGCGTCCTGGGCCGCGCTGCTGGAGATGATCCCGGCCCCGGAGATCGTCATCGTCGACGGGAACGCCGCGGCTCTGACCGTGATCGGCGAGCTGTGGCCCGCCACCCGGGTTCAACGGTGTCTCTTTCATCTGCTTCACCGGGTGGATGAGCATCTCACTCGTCGGCCCGTGCTACAGGCAGGGCGGCAACTGCGGTCGCTGGCCCGGGCGTTGCCGAAGGTCTCCTCCCTGGACCAGGCGGCCTCGTGGGAGGCTTCGTTGGCCGCGTGGCATGGGGCCTGGCGGGCGCTTCTGACGGAGCGCACGTACGCCCGTGCTGGCCTGGTGAGGCCCTCGAGCGTGCCTGTGAGCGCGGCGTGGTGGTACACGCATCAGCGTCTTCGGCGGGCGTATTTCACCCTGGAACGCGTTCGCAAAGCCGGGCATCTCTTCACCTGGTTGGAACAAGCCAGGCCCGGGGAAGTGCTGCCGCGTACGACAAGCCCGCTCGAGGGTGGGGTCAATGCCGGGCTCAAGGAACTCTTCCGACTGCATCGCGGGATCCCCAGGCACCGGGCCCCCGTGGCGGCGGCCTGGTATTTCCGGTCCTTGAGCGTGGACACTCGACCAGCAAGCGAGCTCATCCGCCCTGAGCACTACCAGGCCCGGGAGGACACCATCGCGGGGGTCGAGGACGTGATCGGGCCCGAGCTGTGGGGCACCGGGTTCAGCTGGGAGGACGGGAACGGAACCCAGCGAGGGTGGGCAGGACGGCCATGA
- a CDS encoding ABC transporter ATP-binding protein/permease — MSGSTALAAGGLARRARQEGRPGVGPILEARGLIKAFGPAGDEQTVVNAVDLTLYPGEMVALLGASGSGKSTLLNMLGLLLAPDEGELEIRGQRMDRLGPGRRSAARLAHVSHVFQAFHLIEHKTVFENVELPLIHARRSREERKRRVEDALAELGLEHRSAAFPATLSGGEKQRVAIARALVTRPDVLLCDEPTGSLDSARSVEVIDLLRDVTREDSVTVIVTHDESVAAKCDRVLRVLDGQIVEEQAALGGGGEREAKTRPGDEAAAYASADAGAPTEELGRRRGARWGWVAWTQAWNAFAGRLRRNLYTLLGVALGVSALVLSVGFAETAGAQISSAFDAYKADRVEVMRMAAGQPEKLTAAQAKAWRDHVAASRYRSIDGVRAGGTVHRLTEGRDVFLARGSGAPAEPVPVDGVGPEGLEALGVVAEQGRLFDEGHVRRGDHVAVVTEVLLNRLKRQWEPGMVLTVGDQQVSVIGVAKDFGDGRGRHADVYLPIGVPLADSGGESTGPASVVVVVRPGAADVVASQLPLALDPARPETLSAATPPEIKSLRQAVDQQQQILLVGMSALTLFIAGIGIMNTFIVAVMERRREIGIRMALGAPPRAIGAQFCWEAVLTALGGSVIGILFSVNALFLVAAFHGWTPVLGATTVLLGLGAGLLVGTCAGIVPAVRASRVQPVESLQQG; from the coding sequence GTGAGCGGTTCAACGGCGCTCGCGGCCGGGGGCCTCGCGCGGCGTGCCCGGCAAGAGGGGCGCCCAGGGGTTGGTCCGATCCTGGAGGCGCGCGGGCTGATCAAGGCCTTCGGGCCGGCGGGGGACGAGCAGACCGTGGTCAACGCCGTCGACCTGACGCTGTACCCCGGTGAGATGGTGGCGCTGCTCGGCGCGTCCGGGTCCGGGAAGTCCACGCTGCTCAACATGCTGGGGCTGCTCCTCGCGCCGGACGAGGGCGAGCTTGAGATCCGGGGCCAGCGCATGGACAGGCTCGGGCCGGGGCGCAGGTCCGCGGCCCGGCTGGCCCACGTCTCTCACGTCTTCCAGGCGTTTCACCTCATTGAGCACAAGACCGTGTTCGAGAACGTGGAGCTGCCGCTCATCCACGCGCGGCGGTCCCGCGAGGAGCGCAAGCGGAGGGTCGAAGACGCGCTCGCGGAACTTGGGCTCGAGCACCGCTCCGCCGCGTTTCCCGCGACGCTCTCCGGCGGCGAGAAGCAGCGCGTGGCCATCGCCCGCGCGCTCGTGACCCGGCCGGATGTCCTCCTCTGCGACGAGCCGACCGGCTCTCTCGACAGCGCGCGCAGCGTCGAGGTCATCGACCTGCTCCGGGATGTGACCCGGGAGGACTCCGTCACGGTGATCGTCACCCACGACGAGTCCGTGGCGGCCAAGTGTGACCGCGTGCTGCGGGTGCTCGACGGGCAGATCGTCGAGGAACAGGCAGCGCTCGGCGGGGGTGGGGAGCGTGAGGCCAAGACTCGGCCTGGTGACGAGGCGGCGGCGTATGCAAGTGCCGACGCAGGTGCGCCGACCGAAGAGCTAGGGCGCAGACGGGGCGCGCGGTGGGGATGGGTGGCCTGGACGCAGGCCTGGAACGCGTTCGCGGGCCGGCTCCGGCGCAACCTCTACACCCTCCTCGGTGTGGCGCTCGGCGTCTCGGCGCTCGTGCTCTCTGTGGGATTCGCGGAGACCGCCGGAGCGCAGATCTCCAGTGCGTTTGACGCCTACAAGGCCGACCGCGTCGAGGTCATGCGCATGGCCGCCGGCCAGCCCGAGAAACTCACTGCCGCTCAGGCGAAGGCATGGCGCGACCACGTGGCCGCAAGCCGCTACCGGAGCATCGACGGGGTCCGGGCCGGCGGCACGGTCCACCGCCTCACCGAAGGCAGGGACGTCTTCCTGGCCCGAGGCTCCGGAGCTCCGGCCGAACCCGTTCCCGTGGACGGCGTGGGGCCGGAGGGTCTTGAGGCCCTCGGCGTGGTGGCCGAACAGGGCCGCCTCTTCGATGAGGGGCACGTTCGCCGCGGCGACCACGTGGCGGTGGTGACCGAGGTCCTCCTCAATCGCCTGAAGCGGCAGTGGGAGCCCGGGATGGTGCTGACCGTCGGGGATCAGCAGGTGAGCGTCATCGGCGTGGCCAAGGACTTCGGCGACGGGCGCGGGCGCCACGCCGATGTCTATCTGCCCATCGGCGTGCCCCTGGCGGATTCGGGTGGGGAGAGTACCGGGCCGGCCAGCGTTGTCGTGGTGGTCCGGCCCGGGGCGGCCGACGTCGTCGCCTCCCAACTGCCCCTGGCGCTTGACCCCGCGCGGCCCGAAACGCTCTCCGCAGCCACCCCGCCCGAGATCAAGAGCCTCAGGCAGGCCGTGGACCAGCAGCAGCAGATTCTGCTCGTGGGGATGTCCGCCCTGACGCTGTTCATTGCGGGTATTGGCATCATGAACACGTTCATCGTGGCCGTCATGGAGCGGCGGCGGGAGATTGGCATCCGCATGGCCCTGGGGGCGCCGCCGCGCGCCATCGGCGCGCAGTTCTGCTGGGAGGCGGTGCTGACCGCGCTGGGCGGCTCCGTCATTGGCATCCTGTTCTCCGTCAACGCGCTGTTCCTCGTGGCGGCGTTCCACGGGTGGACGCCGGTTCTCGGGGCGACGACGGTCCTGCTTGGGCTCGGCGCCGGCCTCCTCGTGGGGACTTGCGCGGGGATTGTGCCCGCCGTGAGGGCATCCCGCGTGCAGCCGGTGGAGAGCCTCCAGCAGGGGTGA
- a CDS encoding efflux RND transporter periplasmic adaptor subunit, whose protein sequence is MKKAVKVLIGVILVAALTVGTWFTAQSVQSPEQRRAQAEAPQRSRLTAPVEKGLLEDSVNLTCTAGYLRQLPVELKGEEKIVTRVFVKQGTTVRSGKGLAEVQGQPVVALAGSFPFYRDITPKTAGPDVDQLRSALAGLGYLAVTGYERGTAAGKPVMEALALLLRDLGYPTIDVADGAPAGLFVVVPEEGGTVLTAQAEPGPAQKPLLSLGIGEKRWLCVGGDGQLPHGVEAGQKATLSTSPGKKVTVGVERKVTGDDAAAAGAPGAPGGHGAEGGPAGTKPGAQGAGQESSDKGALVAVVSRDAKEKETRANLNVVVNAGPKDSLIVPASALWTKDGKTLVRVVQGDPSDQNAAVRDVEVTPGLALGGRTVITPAAGQKLAAGDAVLVEDAERRGEGGAGR, encoded by the coding sequence ATGAAGAAAGCAGTCAAGGTCCTCATTGGGGTCATCCTCGTTGCCGCGCTCACCGTGGGCACGTGGTTCACGGCCCAGTCCGTCCAGTCCCCAGAGCAGCGGCGCGCCCAGGCAGAGGCGCCCCAACGGTCCCGGCTCACCGCCCCCGTGGAGAAGGGCCTCCTCGAGGACTCGGTCAACCTGACGTGCACGGCGGGCTACCTCCGGCAGCTGCCGGTGGAGCTCAAGGGCGAGGAGAAGATCGTCACCCGGGTCTTCGTCAAGCAGGGCACCACAGTGCGCTCGGGCAAGGGGCTGGCGGAGGTCCAGGGGCAGCCCGTCGTCGCGCTCGCGGGTTCCTTCCCCTTCTACCGGGACATCACGCCCAAGACGGCCGGGCCTGACGTGGACCAGCTTCGGAGCGCCCTGGCCGGCCTCGGCTACCTCGCGGTGACCGGCTACGAGCGGGGGACGGCCGCGGGCAAGCCCGTGATGGAGGCCCTGGCCCTCCTGCTGCGGGACCTCGGATACCCCACGATTGACGTCGCCGACGGCGCTCCCGCCGGGCTGTTCGTCGTCGTCCCCGAAGAAGGGGGCACTGTCCTGACCGCGCAGGCGGAACCCGGCCCCGCGCAAAAGCCGCTCCTCAGCCTGGGCATTGGGGAGAAGCGCTGGCTCTGCGTGGGCGGAGACGGGCAGCTGCCGCACGGGGTTGAGGCAGGGCAGAAGGCCACGCTGTCCACCTCTCCCGGGAAGAAGGTGACGGTGGGCGTTGAACGGAAGGTCACGGGCGACGACGCGGCCGCCGCAGGAGCACCCGGCGCGCCAGGCGGACACGGTGCGGAGGGCGGACCCGCCGGGACGAAGCCCGGTGCGCAGGGCGCGGGGCAGGAGAGCTCGGACAAGGGAGCTCTTGTGGCAGTCGTGTCCAGGGACGCCAAGGAGAAGGAGACCCGCGCCAACCTCAACGTGGTGGTCAACGCGGGGCCCAAGGACTCGCTGATTGTGCCGGCGAGCGCGCTGTGGACCAAGGACGGGAAGACGCTCGTGCGCGTGGTGCAGGGGGACCCCTCGGACCAGAACGCGGCCGTGAGGGATGTTGAGGTGACGCCGGGGCTTGCGCTGGGGGGGCGGACCGTGATCACGCCCGCCGCGGGGCAGAAGCTGGCCGCCGGTGACGCGGTGCTGGTGGAGGATGCTGAGCGGCGGGGCGAGGGCGGAGCCGGCCGGTGA
- a CDS encoding DUF3662 and FHA domain-containing protein codes for MGLLDNLERRIEKAVRKPFAGRGGDLQPVELASALRNAVDRRIVSRKNRTISPNTAAFRFGAEAYEKAREWGSPLAEELCDVLIRHARTQGYTLPSDVQVTFLRDESLPPHEFEVDPAFIDDDGTELFATEAPPSRRHSQRGSSPQDGFEEDYAPSSPSESAAEQAHAPQQSAAPAHAAPHAPSQHSAPGRQGSPATSRPTAARLLEPEPPALLGIIGVEGQRYAIEGASVILGRSHTADITVADDGVSRRHLEIFVRDGGYWARDLGSTNGTHLNGFPLEQETELTDGSLLTMAATRVSFRLAPREAYPNQQPSSRFSPDSLEASP; via the coding sequence ATGGGACTGCTCGACAACCTGGAGCGCAGGATCGAGAAGGCCGTCCGCAAGCCGTTTGCCGGCCGCGGAGGGGACCTTCAGCCCGTGGAGCTCGCCAGCGCGCTGCGCAACGCGGTTGACCGGCGGATCGTCTCCCGCAAGAACCGGACCATCTCCCCCAACACGGCCGCCTTCCGCTTCGGCGCCGAGGCCTATGAGAAGGCCCGCGAGTGGGGCAGCCCCCTCGCCGAGGAGCTCTGCGACGTCCTCATCCGCCACGCGCGCACGCAGGGGTACACGCTCCCCTCGGATGTTCAGGTCACCTTCCTACGGGATGAGTCCCTGCCTCCGCATGAGTTTGAGGTTGACCCGGCCTTCATTGACGACGACGGCACCGAGCTCTTCGCCACCGAGGCCCCGCCGTCGCGGCGCCACTCGCAGCGCGGCTCCTCCCCGCAGGACGGGTTCGAGGAAGACTACGCCCCGTCGTCGCCCTCTGAGTCCGCAGCCGAGCAGGCGCACGCGCCGCAGCAGAGCGCCGCACCTGCCCACGCCGCGCCCCACGCCCCCAGCCAGCACAGCGCGCCCGGCCGGCAGGGCTCGCCCGCGACGTCCCGCCCCACCGCGGCCCGGCTCCTGGAGCCCGAGCCGCCGGCACTCCTCGGGATCATCGGCGTGGAGGGCCAGCGCTATGCGATCGAGGGCGCCTCGGTCATCCTCGGCCGCTCGCACACCGCAGACATCACCGTGGCGGATGACGGCGTGTCCCGCCGCCACCTTGAGATCTTCGTCCGGGACGGCGGGTACTGGGCCCGGGACCTGGGCTCCACCAACGGAACGCACCTCAACGGATTCCCGCTGGAGCAGGAGACGGAGCTGACGGACGGGTCCCTCCTGACCATGGCGGCCACGCGCGTGAGCTTCCGCCTGGCGCCGCGCGAGGCCTACCCCAATCAGCAGCCCAGCAGCCGCTTCTCCCCGGACTCGTTGGAGGCCTCCCCGTGA
- a CDS encoding FHA domain-containing protein FhaB/FipA, translating into MSELTITAIRFAFLILLWVFVAMVVGSLRRDLGVQGPRRTGSVPAARQSARAVAPAAAAPAPARTAPQSGQTPRVRPSKLVVTEGPQSGTVLDLADSPVLLGRAQEATLVLADDYASGRHARLFPQGSRWFIEDLGSTNGTFVGSEPLVRAVPVEPGAPLRIGKTVFELRN; encoded by the coding sequence GTGAGCGAACTGACCATCACCGCGATCCGCTTCGCCTTCCTCATCCTCCTGTGGGTGTTCGTGGCCATGGTGGTGGGTTCGCTGCGCCGAGATCTCGGCGTTCAGGGCCCGCGGCGCACGGGCTCGGTCCCGGCGGCGCGCCAGTCCGCACGGGCCGTCGCGCCCGCAGCCGCCGCCCCGGCCCCGGCCCGCACCGCGCCGCAGAGCGGGCAGACGCCGCGGGTGCGCCCGTCGAAGCTCGTCGTGACGGAGGGCCCGCAGTCCGGCACCGTGCTGGATCTCGCGGACTCGCCAGTCCTGCTGGGCCGCGCCCAGGAGGCCACGCTCGTCCTTGCGGACGACTACGCCTCGGGCCGCCACGCGCGCCTCTTCCCCCAGGGGAGCCGCTGGTTCATTGAGGACCTGGGGTCCACCAACGGGACGTTCGTCGGATCCGAGCCGCTGGTTCGGGCCGTCCCCGTCGAGCCGGGCGCGCCCCTGCGCATCGGCAAGACCGTCTTCGAGCTGAGGAATTAG
- a CDS encoding PP2C family protein-serine/threonine phosphatase yields the protein MQLVFDFAARTDVGQVRQKNDDSAYAGRRLAVLGDGMGGHAGGNVASATAVLGLAPLDRPGLEDAALSLADEIQNANLLMNEIVKTNPELSGMGTTLTALLIDGDRLQFAHIGDSRAYRLRDGVFEQVSLDHTFVQRLVDEGRLLPEQAKTHPHRNVIARVLGDSDASPEVDLATLDIHVGERWLLCSDGLTDVVSLEEIEEVVRSTEDLDAITDILVRRTLEGGAPDNVTVAVVDVREEGTEKPHPSAPVTRPSPAPSEAAADAPSAALLRQDLERRPHVLVGAAALATETGQLPVVTAHTAESRALAADDAPAATDEPADSEKHLGADEDHPEAGSARKRERNRPWMLPAVLGVLVLLVALVGTLGYMWTQTRYYVGEDNGKVAVYNGVSQRLGPVRLSHVQETSSIDVAVLPENARQNVSRSIPANDLAHAESIVESLRSMARAHNCFPAVTAPGGKGSPSPSASASPSGKATPSPSASASPKPSAKPSTSASTGSAPGPSVAPGPTTTICGD from the coding sequence TTGCAGCTTGTCTTTGACTTCGCGGCCCGGACCGATGTGGGACAGGTCCGGCAGAAAAACGACGACTCCGCCTACGCGGGCCGCCGTCTCGCCGTCCTGGGCGACGGCATGGGCGGGCACGCCGGCGGCAACGTCGCGTCTGCCACGGCCGTGCTGGGCCTCGCGCCCCTGGACCGGCCCGGCCTGGAGGACGCCGCGCTGTCCCTCGCGGACGAGATCCAGAACGCCAATCTCCTCATGAACGAGATCGTCAAGACGAACCCCGAGCTCTCCGGCATGGGCACCACCCTGACGGCCCTGCTCATCGACGGGGACCGCCTGCAGTTCGCCCACATCGGGGACTCGCGGGCCTACCGCCTCCGGGACGGCGTCTTCGAGCAGGTGAGCCTGGACCACACGTTCGTCCAGCGACTCGTGGACGAGGGCCGCCTCCTCCCCGAGCAGGCCAAGACCCACCCCCACCGCAACGTGATCGCCCGCGTCCTCGGGGACTCTGACGCGTCCCCCGAGGTGGACCTCGCCACGCTGGACATCCACGTGGGCGAGCGCTGGCTCCTCTGCTCGGACGGCCTGACGGACGTCGTGTCCCTCGAGGAGATCGAGGAGGTCGTCCGCTCCACCGAGGATCTCGACGCCATCACGGACATCCTTGTGCGGCGCACCCTCGAGGGAGGTGCGCCTGACAACGTGACGGTCGCCGTCGTCGACGTCCGGGAGGAGGGCACCGAGAAGCCTCACCCCTCCGCTCCCGTGACCCGCCCGTCCCCCGCGCCCTCCGAGGCCGCCGCGGATGCGCCGAGCGCCGCCCTCCTGCGGCAGGACCTTGAGCGCCGCCCCCACGTCCTCGTGGGCGCCGCCGCGCTGGCCACGGAGACGGGGCAGCTGCCCGTCGTCACCGCGCACACGGCTGAGAGTCGCGCTCTCGCGGCCGACGACGCGCCTGCGGCCACGGACGAGCCCGCGGACTCCGAGAAGCACCTCGGGGCGGACGAGGACCACCCGGAGGCGGGCTCAGCGCGCAAGCGCGAGCGCAACCGCCCGTGGATGCTCCCCGCCGTCCTGGGCGTCCTCGTGCTCCTCGTGGCGCTCGTCGGCACCCTGGGCTACATGTGGACCCAGACCCGCTACTACGTGGGCGAGGACAACGGGAAGGTCGCCGTCTACAACGGCGTCTCCCAGCGCCTGGGACCTGTGCGCCTCTCTCACGTGCAGGAGACGTCCTCGATTGACGTGGCCGTGCTGCCCGAGAACGCGCGGCAGAACGTCTCCCGCTCCATCCCCGCGAACGACTTGGCCCACGCCGAGTCCATCGTGGAGAGCCTGCGCTCAATGGCACGCGCGCACAACTGCTTCCCCGCCGTCACCGCCCCGGGCGGAAAGGGCTCCCCCAGCCCCTCCGCGAGCGCCTCCCCCAGTGGGAAGGCCACGCCGAGCCCTTCGGCGTCCGCGAGCCCGAAGCCGTCCGCCAAGCCCTCGACCAGCGCCTCGACCGGCTCCGCGCCCGGCCCCTCTGTGGCACCGGGCCCCACAACGACGATCTGCGGAGACTGA
- a CDS encoding FtsW/RodA/SpoVE family cell cycle protein — translation MDYTSTPRPRRNLELGLLIMAWILGIGAYWSVDMVMLDTLSPDFAVRQAVFVALPLIFHVVLRVRAKYADPYILPIATLLNGLGLAMIHRLDLPFDGRDDAGRQLTWMAVSVVAAIALVVVLKDARRLQKFTYICLFASLVLLALPLLPEPIGVPINGARLWINVGFGTFQPGEVAKITLAIFFAGYLSTNRDLILLAGRRVGPLQFPRFRDMWPMLAAWFISIGVLLTQNDLGSSILFFGLFMAMIYIATGRISWIVIGLGLVAVGAVLAYTFFSHVTRRINAWLYAFQPEFYNAQGGSQQIVQGLFGFANGGLFGKGLGQGRPDIVTYANSDMILTAFGEELGLIGTMAIVMLVVLLVTRGMRAALGTKDGFGKLLAAGLSFVVALQFFTIAGGVTRLLPLTGLTTPFMAAGGSSLLANWLIVALLLLISENARRPLITGPMTDEDRDARRKRRFWPSSQDQEADAA, via the coding sequence ATGGACTACACGAGCACACCTCGCCCTCGCCGCAACCTCGAGCTGGGGCTTTTGATCATGGCCTGGATCCTGGGGATCGGGGCCTACTGGTCCGTGGACATGGTCATGCTGGACACGCTGAGCCCGGACTTCGCGGTGCGCCAGGCGGTCTTCGTGGCGCTGCCGCTGATCTTCCATGTCGTCCTGCGCGTGCGCGCCAAGTACGCGGACCCCTACATCCTGCCGATCGCGACCCTCCTCAACGGCCTGGGCCTCGCGATGATCCACCGGCTCGACCTGCCCTTTGACGGGCGGGACGACGCCGGCCGCCAGCTCACCTGGATGGCGGTGTCCGTGGTGGCGGCGATCGCCCTCGTCGTCGTGCTCAAGGATGCCCGGCGCCTGCAGAAGTTCACGTACATCTGCCTGTTCGCCTCGCTTGTCCTCCTGGCCCTGCCGCTGCTGCCGGAGCCGATCGGCGTGCCGATCAACGGCGCGCGACTGTGGATCAACGTCGGGTTCGGCACGTTCCAGCCGGGTGAGGTCGCGAAGATCACCCTGGCCATCTTCTTCGCGGGCTACCTCTCCACGAACCGTGACCTGATCCTCCTGGCCGGTCGCCGCGTGGGGCCGCTCCAGTTCCCACGCTTCCGCGACATGTGGCCCATGCTCGCGGCGTGGTTCATCTCGATCGGCGTGCTCCTCACGCAGAATGACCTCGGCTCGTCCATCCTCTTCTTCGGCCTGTTCATGGCGATGATCTACATCGCCACGGGGCGCATCTCGTGGATCGTCATCGGCCTGGGCCTCGTGGCGGTGGGCGCCGTGCTCGCGTACACGTTCTTCTCCCACGTGACGCGCCGGATCAACGCGTGGCTTTACGCGTTCCAGCCGGAGTTCTACAACGCGCAGGGCGGCTCGCAGCAGATCGTCCAGGGCCTCTTCGGCTTCGCGAACGGCGGCCTGTTCGGCAAGGGCCTCGGGCAGGGGCGTCCGGACATCGTCACCTACGCCAACTCGGACATGATCCTCACGGCCTTCGGCGAGGAGCTGGGGCTGATCGGCACGATGGCCATCGTCATGCTCGTTGTCCTGCTCGTCACACGCGGCATGCGCGCGGCTCTCGGCACAAAGGACGGCTTCGGCAAGCTTCTCGCGGCGGGCCTCTCCTTCGTTGTGGCTCTCCAGTTCTTCACCATCGCGGGCGGCGTGACGCGCCTCCTCCCGCTGACGGGCCTGACGACGCCGTTCATGGCCGCCGGTGGCTCGTCCCTGCTCGCGAACTGGCTCATCGTCGCCCTCCTCCTTCTCATCTCCGAGAACGCGCGGCGGCCGCTCATCACGGGGCCCATGACTGACGAGGACCGGGACGCCCGCCGCAAGCGGCGCTTCTGGCCCTCATCCCAGGACCAGGAGGCTGATGCCGCATGA